A region of Kribbella sp. NBC_01245 DNA encodes the following proteins:
- a CDS encoding bile acid:sodium symporter family protein, whose translation MSDSVLTSVLLPIALAIIMLGLGLTLTVADFARVARMPKAVLIALGCQVILLPLICFGMVKMLGLAPALAVGMMLLVASPGGTTANLFSHLAGGDVALNVTLTAVNSVLAVVTLPIVVNLSLAHFLGDGQIGLQPAKMLQVFAIVLIPVALGMFIRRRRPAFAELMARPVKIGSAVVLALVIFAAIYTERDNFLGYLAEVGLAALLLNVLSLFIGYAVPRLARLGEPQAIACSMEIGIHNATLALTIALSPALLNNSEMSIPVAVYGIIMFFPTAAFAFALGRSRQAVIA comes from the coding sequence TTGTCCGACTCCGTACTCACCTCGGTGCTGTTGCCGATCGCGCTGGCCATCATCATGCTCGGCCTCGGCCTGACGCTGACCGTGGCCGACTTCGCCCGGGTCGCCCGGATGCCGAAGGCCGTGCTGATCGCCCTCGGCTGTCAGGTGATCCTGCTGCCGCTGATCTGCTTCGGCATGGTCAAGATGCTCGGGCTGGCACCGGCCCTGGCCGTCGGCATGATGCTGCTGGTCGCTTCCCCCGGCGGTACGACGGCAAACCTGTTCAGCCATCTCGCCGGCGGAGATGTCGCGCTCAACGTCACCCTGACCGCGGTGAACTCCGTACTGGCCGTCGTCACCCTGCCGATCGTGGTGAACCTGTCCCTCGCGCACTTCCTCGGCGACGGCCAGATCGGTCTGCAGCCGGCAAAGATGTTGCAGGTCTTCGCGATCGTCCTGATCCCTGTGGCACTCGGGATGTTCATACGCCGACGGCGGCCGGCCTTCGCGGAACTGATGGCCAGACCGGTCAAGATCGGCTCCGCCGTCGTACTGGCGCTAGTGATCTTCGCGGCCATCTACACCGAGCGGGACAACTTCCTGGGTTACTTGGCCGAAGTAGGACTCGCAGCTCTACTTCTCAACGTCCTCAGCCTCTTCATCGGGTACGCCGTACCACGCCTCGCCCGGCTCGGTGAACCTCAGGCCATCGCGTGCTCGATGGAGATCGGCATCCACAACGCCACCCTCGCGCTCACCATCGCCCTGAGCCCTGCCCTGCTGAACAACAGCGAGATGTCGATCCCCGTGGCGGTCTACGGCATCATCATGTTCTTCCCCACCGCAGCCTTCGCCTTCGCCCTCGGCCGCAGCCGCCAGGCCGTCATCGCCTAA
- a CDS encoding WD40/YVTN/BNR-like repeat-containing protein — protein sequence MRILRPTALAAGVLLISSLTLPAQGGGGPSYEWELTPTGSASQFRGLAAVSADVAWVAGSKGQILRTVNGGKNWANVSPAGAETLLFRDIEAFDSERAVALSIGPGEDSRVLRTADGGKTWTETFKNLDPVAFYDCLDFNDSRHGLALSDPVDGKFRILETHDGGKKWSVQSTKGMPAALPGEFAFAASGTCLVAGPGRMAWFATGGADRPRVFRTYDGGRNWKVTDSPMGSGAAAGIFSLALRGPLHAVAVGGDFLKPDDAVKAASVTRDGGKTWKLVPDDQAPAGYRSGSAFLPHTGQTVVAVGPSGSDVSYDGGESWHQFDEGSFDSVECARTGWRTACWASGINGRVAKLVR from the coding sequence ATGAGGATCCTGCGCCCCACCGCCCTAGCGGCCGGAGTACTACTGATATCGAGCCTGACATTACCCGCACAGGGCGGTGGAGGGCCGTCATATGAGTGGGAGTTGACGCCAACCGGCAGTGCGTCGCAGTTCCGTGGGCTTGCCGCGGTCAGCGCGGACGTGGCGTGGGTTGCCGGCAGCAAGGGCCAGATCCTGCGCACGGTCAACGGCGGCAAGAACTGGGCCAACGTGAGCCCGGCCGGTGCCGAGACGCTGCTGTTCCGCGATATCGAGGCCTTCGACTCCGAGCGCGCGGTGGCCCTGTCCATCGGCCCGGGGGAGGACTCGCGCGTGCTGCGGACGGCCGACGGCGGCAAGACCTGGACCGAGACCTTCAAGAACCTGGACCCCGTCGCGTTCTACGACTGCCTCGACTTCAACGACAGCCGCCACGGTCTGGCCCTGAGTGACCCGGTCGACGGCAAGTTCCGCATTCTCGAGACGCACGACGGCGGCAAGAAGTGGTCCGTCCAGTCGACCAAGGGCATGCCGGCCGCGCTGCCGGGCGAGTTCGCCTTCGCCGCCAGCGGGACCTGCCTGGTCGCCGGGCCCGGGCGGATGGCGTGGTTCGCGACTGGTGGCGCCGACCGCCCGCGTGTGTTCCGGACGTACGACGGCGGCCGGAATTGGAAGGTGACGGACTCCCCGATGGGCAGTGGTGCCGCGGCCGGGATCTTCTCGCTGGCGCTGCGCGGTCCGTTGCACGCGGTCGCGGTCGGTGGCGACTTCCTCAAGCCGGACGACGCGGTCAAGGCGGCATCGGTGACGCGCGATGGTGGCAAGACGTGGAAGCTCGTGCCGGACGATCAGGCCCCGGCCGGGTATCGCTCGGGCTCGGCGTTCCTGCCGCATACGGGTCAGACCGTGGTCGCCGTTGGCCCGTCCGGTAGCGATGTCAGCTATGACGGTGGGGAGAGCTGGCACCAGTTCGACGAGGGCAGCTTCGACAGCGTCGAGTGCGCCCGCACCGGCTGGCGAACCGCCTGCTGGGCGTCTGGAATCAACGGCCGGGTCGCCAAGCTCGTTCGCTAG
- a CDS encoding endonuclease/exonuclease/phosphatase family protein produces the protein MRRFPLLAVLTALLMIVPSTASAEVRSIRVMTYNIHHAQGVDGVLDLERIAQVIETSHADVIGLQEVDRHWSERSNWVDQSAWLADRLDLHVTYAANLDLDPLTPGAPRRQYGTAILSRYPIRASGNTLLPKYPGQEQRGLLEATIKVRGRELRVANTHLTHNNDAERQEQADRVAATLGSSLRSTLLIGDLNAVPTAKPITTLTSILTDTWPVVGVGPGYTIEAEKPTKRIDYLLHGSALTPRAAEVVSTLASDHLPVVATYTFN, from the coding sequence ATGCGCAGATTCCCCCTTCTTGCAGTGCTCACTGCTTTGCTGATGATCGTGCCGTCCACAGCCTCTGCCGAGGTCCGGTCGATCCGGGTCATGACCTACAACATCCATCACGCCCAGGGCGTCGACGGCGTTCTCGACCTGGAGCGGATCGCCCAGGTGATCGAGACCTCCCACGCCGACGTGATCGGCCTGCAGGAGGTCGACCGGCACTGGAGCGAACGCAGCAACTGGGTCGACCAGTCCGCCTGGCTGGCCGACCGACTCGACCTGCATGTCACGTACGCCGCGAACCTGGACCTCGATCCGCTGACGCCGGGTGCGCCTCGACGTCAATACGGTACGGCGATCCTGTCGCGCTACCCGATCCGTGCCTCCGGCAACACGTTGCTGCCGAAGTACCCGGGGCAGGAGCAGCGCGGATTGCTCGAGGCAACGATCAAGGTCCGCGGCCGCGAGCTCCGCGTCGCCAACACACACCTGACCCACAACAACGACGCGGAACGCCAGGAACAGGCTGATCGCGTCGCCGCCACGCTCGGCTCGTCGTTGCGATCGACCCTGCTGATCGGAGACCTCAACGCCGTACCGACTGCCAAGCCGATCACGACGTTGACGTCCATCCTCACCGACACCTGGCCGGTGGTGGGGGTTGGCCCCGGCTACACGATCGAGGCTGAGAAGCCGACCAAGCGGATCGACTATTTGTTGCACGGCTCGGCCCTCACCCCGCGCGCGGCTGAGGTCGTCTCCACCCTTGCCTCCGACCATTTGCCGGTTGTGGCGACGTACACCTTCAACTGA
- a CDS encoding C40 family peptidase — translation MRTVTGARSGRVGRHVLAGVLAISMTGSMALTVVPAYGDPTPPVIPSQGEVDAAKKAAAAKAAQVAAIEQRLAGATDRLELLGQVAERAAEAYNGAVYKLGLAKADAKAAAERAQKAERTLDAQRRQIGRFAAASYQGGGELAQVAPLFRVDGPQELLDSAGANRSISSAMQASYLRYSATQLVRNAFRLQAAEALKRVAAATRAAAVAKAQAEAAQRSQAAAVSAMGVERKSQITQLAKLRQTSYQVAEQRQNGLEELARQRAAAEAARKAEELRMRAAAKAAAEAAERAAEAAKQASRAKAERARKAAERAEQAAKRAREAKTRAEREKAAREAEEAARQAEKEAGRGGNDDDEPGRSGIAGVIDFARAQLGEPYVWGAEGPSSWDCSGLTMKAWARAGVQLPHYSVAQYEQVRKISEDELRPGDLIFWSEDADDPGTIFHVALYIGEGRMIHAPRTGRPVRIDSVYYWEAPDFFGRP, via the coding sequence ATGCGGACGGTCACGGGGGCGCGTTCCGGCAGGGTCGGCAGACATGTGCTCGCGGGGGTTCTCGCGATCTCGATGACGGGGTCGATGGCGCTCACGGTGGTGCCGGCGTACGGCGATCCGACGCCGCCGGTGATCCCGTCACAGGGCGAGGTGGACGCGGCGAAGAAGGCCGCCGCCGCGAAGGCCGCGCAGGTTGCCGCGATCGAGCAACGACTCGCGGGAGCCACTGATCGGCTCGAGCTGCTGGGCCAGGTGGCCGAGCGGGCCGCCGAGGCGTACAACGGAGCCGTCTACAAGCTGGGTCTGGCCAAGGCCGACGCGAAGGCTGCCGCCGAGCGAGCGCAGAAGGCCGAGCGGACGCTGGACGCACAGCGCCGGCAGATCGGCCGGTTCGCCGCCGCGTCGTACCAGGGTGGTGGTGAGCTCGCGCAGGTCGCGCCACTGTTCCGGGTGGACGGGCCGCAGGAGTTGCTCGACTCGGCCGGGGCCAACCGGTCGATCTCGTCCGCGATGCAAGCGTCGTACCTGAGGTATTCGGCGACGCAGCTCGTGCGGAACGCCTTCCGGTTGCAGGCCGCGGAAGCGCTCAAGCGGGTGGCCGCGGCTACCCGGGCGGCCGCCGTGGCGAAGGCGCAGGCGGAGGCGGCGCAGCGTTCGCAGGCAGCTGCGGTTTCGGCGATGGGCGTTGAGCGCAAGTCACAGATCACGCAGCTCGCGAAGCTGCGGCAAACGTCGTACCAAGTGGCCGAGCAGCGGCAGAACGGGCTCGAGGAGTTGGCACGCCAGCGCGCTGCCGCCGAGGCCGCGCGTAAGGCGGAAGAGCTGCGCATGCGGGCGGCGGCGAAGGCGGCTGCCGAGGCGGCCGAGCGTGCTGCCGAGGCGGCGAAGCAGGCCAGCCGGGCCAAGGCCGAGCGTGCCCGGAAGGCGGCCGAGCGGGCGGAGCAGGCGGCCAAGCGGGCTCGCGAGGCGAAGACGCGGGCCGAGCGGGAGAAGGCGGCGCGCGAAGCCGAGGAGGCCGCGCGCCAGGCCGAGAAGGAAGCCGGTCGCGGGGGTAATGACGACGATGAGCCGGGTCGTTCGGGCATCGCGGGCGTGATCGACTTCGCTCGCGCTCAGCTGGGCGAGCCGTATGTCTGGGGTGCCGAAGGCCCGAGCTCGTGGGATTGCTCGGGGCTGACGATGAAGGCGTGGGCGCGAGCTGGTGTGCAGCTACCGCACTACAGCGTCGCGCAGTACGAGCAGGTCCGGAAGATCTCCGAGGACGAGCTTCGTCCGGGCGACCTGATCTTCTGGTCCGAGGACGCCGACGACCCGGGCACGATCTTCCACGTCGCGCTGTACATCGGCGAAGGCCGGATGATCCACGCGCCGCGAACTGGTCGTCCGGTCCGGATCGACAGCGTCTACTACTGGGAAGCCCCCGACTTCTTCGGCCGTCCCTAA